One genomic region from Microcystis panniformis FACHB-1757 encodes:
- a CDS encoding PP2C family serine/threonine-protein phosphatase, with translation MQSDHKVSVIRRFSYRTHKEMETISGCQDNFSYNEAKNCFAIADGATQSFYSSIWSKLLVDYFCENPQIDKNNWQEWLELIQQKWLEEVKAELQKAKSGNNPAWIEIYNGLNGFQPATSTFIGLQFIENQAKVSIVGDSCLFIFQGDKLIKTYLLQKSADFNNRPGYFGSYPKNNNDYKPEFLDIELKYKQDSDKLYFVLATDALAEYIFKYTEQQRDILKTLLKINSEQEFENFVKYARQDDTIKMKNDDVTLMILEVRDREIPSSPTQPIKEDQENSTSSDETKQPFNEDQNNSSKVEEEPKDNTSAENLEVTSGFAKIRSNLQTLLQPLLSLFMARRNLTSSTSKPTKYTVIKGGIDGIRNLLLVFIPVNIILTILSTATIINSIKTEQSSNSNSSSQVTKYEPKYRNLEKGNQIYKDQTFQEIIIPALSDSSQVLILEEGEEWIKFQIDLYANQAILNECYTCARDEIEIKPKTNLRIFPKTNLRIFPSGSEGDVFGQLSEPSKFKKLEFDSLPNWSKFTFVGM, from the coding sequence ATGCAATCTGATCATAAAGTTTCAGTCATCCGTCGGTTCAGTTATAGAACTCATAAAGAGATGGAAACCATTAGCGGTTGTCAAGATAATTTTAGCTATAATGAAGCTAAGAATTGTTTTGCGATCGCCGATGGGGCAACTCAATCATTTTACTCAAGTATATGGTCAAAACTTCTTGTTGATTATTTTTGTGAAAATCCCCAGATTGATAAAAACAATTGGCAAGAATGGCTTGAACTAATTCAGCAAAAATGGTTAGAAGAAGTTAAAGCAGAATTACAAAAAGCAAAAAGCGGTAATAATCCTGCCTGGATTGAGATTTACAATGGTTTGAATGGTTTTCAACCAGCAACATCTACCTTTATTGGGTTACAATTTATTGAAAATCAAGCCAAAGTATCTATTGTTGGCGATAGCTGTCTGTTTATTTTTCAGGGAGATAAATTAATTAAAACCTATTTATTGCAAAAATCAGCGGATTTTAATAATCGACCTGGATATTTTGGAAGTTACCCTAAAAATAATAATGATTATAAGCCAGAATTTTTAGACATCGAATTAAAATACAAACAAGATTCAGATAAGCTTTATTTTGTACTAGCAACTGACGCTCTAGCTGAATATATTTTTAAATATACAGAACAGCAAAGAGATATTTTAAAAACTTTACTTAAAATTAATTCAGAACAGGAGTTTGAGAATTTTGTAAAATATGCTAGACAGGATGACACAATAAAAATGAAAAATGATGATGTTACTTTAATGATTTTAGAAGTCAGGGATCGTGAAATTCCCAGTTCGCCTACACAACCCATAAAAGAAGATCAAGAAAATTCTACTTCAAGTGATGAAACTAAACAGCCTTTTAACGAAGATCAAAACAATTCTTCAAAAGTAGAAGAAGAACCTAAAGACAATACTTCTGCTGAAAATTTAGAAGTTACTTCTGGTTTTGCCAAAATAAGATCCAATCTACAAACATTATTACAACCTCTGCTATCTTTATTCATGGCGCGCCGCAATCTGACGAGTTCAACTTCTAAACCGACGAAATACACCGTAATTAAAGGAGGAATAGATGGAATCCGTAATCTTCTCCTTGTTTTTATTCCTGTAAATATAATCTTAACTATACTCTCCACTGCGACCATAATAAATAGTATAAAAACTGAACAATCAAGCAATTCAAATTCATCTAGTCAAGTCACTAAATATGAACCTAAATATAGGAACCTTGAAAAAGGAAATCAAATCTACAAAGATCAAACTTTTCAAGAAATTATTATTCCTGCTTTATCTGACTCATCTCAGGTTTTAATTTTAGAAGAAGGAGAGGAATGGATTAAATTTCAGATTGATCTTTATGCTAATCAAGCAATCTTGAATGAATGTTATACTTGTGCAAGGGATGAAATAGAAATAAAACCCAAGACAAATCTGAGAATCTTTCCTAAGACAAATCTGAGAATCTTTCCTAGTGGATCAGAAGGGGATGTTTTTGGACAATTAAGTGAACCATCAAAGTTTAAAAAACTTGAATTTGATTCCCTTCCCAATTGGTCTAAATTTACATTTGTGGGTATGTAA
- a CDS encoding protein kinase domain-containing protein — protein sequence MKYPLRTDYETFVKSPDKFIYDGILQKGKPVKQKQNQNFLLSHNGGKAVVYEIQTNPKKYALKCWIEDLGDLKIRYKAIDAYLKTVQLPYFVDFAYQEQGILVNGQRFPIIRMEWVDGISFKDFISNNINNPTSIRNFAEKFLEMVKILHQNNISHGDLQHGNIIVRKNGDLCLIDYDSLYVPQLSNATDNIKGLPGYQHPNRNKLSKLSPKADYFSEMVIYLSLLVLSENPDYWQQIQPEERLLFSENDIIKPNLSKIFKELKNLSPEIVYFTQELEKFCQQSNIENLQPLENLVNNYTGAKWSFEPTTDTGIQDPPPEKKPPQTSPEKTKSSDPWEKLKTNSSSAWDKFDTGKTPPPKDENIWDKFDTGKTPPPTDWDKLHQQPRKEAPVPIPDENIWDKFDNIWKKLTTSVSSIWNKILNWFN from the coding sequence ATGAAATATCCGCTTAGAACTGACTATGAAACATTCGTAAAATCCCCTGATAAATTTATATACGATGGTATTTTACAAAAAGGAAAGCCTGTTAAGCAAAAGCAAAATCAGAACTTTTTACTGTCTCATAATGGCGGAAAAGCCGTTGTTTATGAAATTCAAACTAATCCTAAAAAATATGCCCTTAAATGTTGGATAGAAGATTTAGGGGATCTAAAAATTCGTTATAAGGCGATTGATGCCTATCTTAAAACAGTTCAACTTCCTTATTTTGTTGATTTTGCTTACCAAGAACAAGGAATTTTAGTCAATGGACAAAGATTTCCCATTATTAGAATGGAATGGGTTGATGGTATTAGCTTTAAAGACTTTATATCTAATAATATTAATAACCCGACTTCTATCCGTAACTTTGCCGAAAAATTCTTAGAAATGGTTAAAATTCTCCATCAAAATAATATTTCTCATGGAGACTTACAACACGGTAATATTATAGTGCGTAAAAATGGTGATCTATGTTTAATTGACTATGATAGTTTATATGTTCCTCAATTAAGCAATGCAACCGACAATATTAAAGGACTCCCTGGTTATCAACATCCTAACAGAAATAAGTTATCTAAATTAAGTCCAAAAGCTGACTATTTCTCAGAAATGGTGATTTATTTATCATTGCTTGTTCTATCAGAAAATCCTGACTATTGGCAACAAATACAACCAGAGGAAAGACTGCTATTTTCCGAAAATGACATAATTAAACCTAATTTATCCAAGATTTTTAAAGAACTTAAAAATCTTTCTCCTGAGATTGTGTATTTTACCCAAGAATTAGAGAAATTTTGTCAACAATCAAATATTGAAAACCTACAACCTCTTGAAAATTTAGTCAACAATTACACAGGAGCTAAATGGAGTTTTGAGCCTACTACTGATACTGGTATCCAGGATCCTCCCCCTGAGAAAAAGCCACCTCAAACCAGTCCAGAAAAGACAAAATCTTCAGATCCCTGGGAAAAACTTAAAACCAATTCATCAAGTGCTTGGGATAAATTTGACACGGGTAAAACACCACCTCCAAAAGATGAAAACATTTGGGATAAATTTGACACGGGTAAAACACCACCTCCAACAGATTGGGATAAACTCCATCAACAACCTCGAAAAGAAGCACCAGTACCTATTCCAGATGAAAACATTTGGGATAAATTTGATAATATTTGGAAGAAACTTACAACATCTGTATCATCTATTTGGAACAAAATTTTGAACTGGTTTAATTAG